One window of Nymphaea colorata isolate Beijing-Zhang1983 chromosome 1, ASM883128v2, whole genome shotgun sequence genomic DNA carries:
- the LOC116256375 gene encoding V-type proton ATPase subunit c''2, translating into MSSSAAMAVDSSSWSSALVKISPYTFSAIGIAVAIGVSVLGAAWGIYITGSSLIGAAIKAPRITSKNLISVIFCEAVAIYGVIVAIILQTKLESVPPSKVYSPDSLRAGYAIFASGIIVGFANLVCGVCVGIIGSSCALADAQNSSLFVKILVIEIFGSALGLFGVIVGIIMSAQAVFAPK; encoded by the exons ATGTCTTCTTCGGCCGCGATGGCTGTCGATTCGAGTTCGTGGTCGAGCGCTCTTGTGAAGATCTCTCCCTACACGTTCTCCGCCATCGGCATCGCCGTCGCTATTGGCGTCTCTGTACTCGGTGCCGCCTG GGGAATTTACATCACCGGCAGCAGTCTGATCGGAGCCGCCATCAAAGCTCCCCGGATCACTTCCAAAAATCTAATTAG TGTAATTTTTTGTGAAGCTGTCGCCATTTATGGTGTTATAGTGGCAATCATTCTCCAAACAAAACTAGAGAGCGTCCCACCATCAAAAGTATATTCCCCTGATTCACTCAGAGCCGGATATGCCATCTTTGCATCTGGAATCATTGTTGGTTTTGCCAACTTGGTTTGTGG GGTCTGCGTGGGAATAATCGGCAGCAGTTGTGCACTGGCTGATGCTCAAAATTCATCACTATTTGTGAAGATATTGGTGATTGAAATCTTTGGTAGTGCTCTTGGGTTGTTTGGAGTTATTGTGGGCATAATCATGTCAGCTCAGGCAGTATTTGCCCCAAAGTAA